The genome window ACAGCAAGCAACTGATCCTGGCGACACTCATGTATGCCGGAGACTTCGGCGACAAGTTCGTGCCGAATGAGGATGATGACGCTGCAGCGGCGCCGAAGGGGCACGGCTGGGTTTATGGCGACGCCGGTGTCGGCGGCACGGCGGAATTCAATCCCGAGGTGATCAAGGATCCGGAACGCGCATTGTTGTCACCGTTCCTCGGCAAGAGCCTGCGCGTTTACAAGTGTCCCGCTGACCAGCGCACGGGTCCCTACAATTCCTTCCCGTATCCCTCAACGGTGCCGGCCGGAACAACGGTTGAGGCCTCCCGCACGATCTCCATGAACCAGGCGGTGGGAACCAGCTGTCCTGGCGCGGCAGGGGGCGCGGGCCACAGCGGCGTGCCGTCCGTTGCAGTCAGGGCTCCCCATCTCGGAAATCCTCCGACGATCAACCAGAGCTACAAGCGCTTTGCCAAGACGACCTCGTTTGGCCGCATCGGCGCCGCACAAATCTGGGTCTTCATTGATGAGGACGCCAAGAACCTGAACGACGGCGCATTCGCCTTCAAAATGAACCCGCTTTCCTGGGTCGACCTTCCCGGGACCTACCACAACAACGGCGGCGGCTTTGCCTTCGCTGATGGGCACGCTGAAATCAAGAAATGGAAGGCAACGATTCGAACGGGCGCCTCAAGCAACATTGACGCCCAATGGATGCACGATCGGACGAGCTACGCAAACTAAGGGAGTCGAACTTCGGCACCTTGAGAAAATCCTGTCCGAGCGGCAGGGGTTTCCGGCCGATATGGTTTCCCCAACCTTTAGAACCAAAAACCGCAATCAACCTCACCTCAAAAATATGAAGAGAACCCTGGTCCAAGTTGGTTTGATTCTGCTGACCGCCAGTATGGCGAGGGCAGACTTCGATCCCGTACCATTGACTCCGGGCAGTTTCACCGCCGACGTGGTGGTGGAAAAAACCGCGCCTCAACCTTTCCGCGATTATACAACCGCGAGCCAGGATGGCGGCACGAACAACGATTCCAATGTCTGGTTTGAACGCGGATACGACCCCACGCGGCCAGGAGTCGGTCTGCCTCCAGCCGGATCTACATTCACCGCGCAGGCGGATGCAAATCGCACCTTTCGAATGGCGGCCAGTTACGCAACGAACAATGCGGTCCTGTTGACCACGAATGGCCATCCCACTGCGACCGTGACATTCACCGCACCCGCTGCGGCGAGCGTCCTGTCGGTGCTGAATACCATCAGCGGCGGCAACACCGACGTCAGCTACACCGTTCATTACCAGGGCGGCGCGACCCAGGCCGGAACAATCTCGTTCTACGATTGGTTCGACAACACGGCCGCCACGATTGCACTCATGCCGGGCGGCCGGGTGAACGTGGGGAACGGACAGATGAACCAGGGCAGCAATGCCAAGATCTTCTATTCCGATATCTTCCTGAGCGACACCACGACGCCAGTAACGCATGTCGTCTTCACGACCACGTCAGGCAATCGCATTGTGCTTCTGGGTGTCAGCCGATCCACGGACGGTTCGACATTCACGCCAGCGACTGTGAGCGGATTTAACCGCGACATGGTCGTTGAGGCAACTGCCCCGGTCGTGGGAAGCCTTCTGGGACACAACAACGTGATCATGGATAGCGGCGCGACCAATTTGACCGGCAACACGTGGTACGAAATGGGTTTCCACCGCGGCGCTCCGCTCACCGGTTTGCCCCTGGCCGGAACAAACATTTCAGGCGGCAATCCTCTGATGACCTTCACGATGCCCGCCAATTACGCTGCGAGCAACGTGCTGTATCTCGGGAATTATGACGGCTACAAGAGCGGCACGCTGACCCTCAACAGTCCGGCGCCTTACACCTCCCTTTCATTCCTGAACGCGGCTGGAAACGGACCCGCAGGAATATCAGCGACCATCTATTACGCCGATTCGACCTCCGAAACGATCGTCTTTTCATCCCGCGACTGGTTCAATCAAGCCGGCGCGTTTTATACGACGGCGGGCCGGTTCCATGTAGGCAACCTCGGCCTCAATGACGTCAACTCTTCAAATCCCGACTTGCACACCAACATTGTCCAGCTCGCGAACACCGAGAGCCCGGTGACGCATATCGACTTCCTTTGGGGAGACGGCGGCCGCTCCATGATCTTCGCTGTGGCTGGCCAGAGCAACCCGGGCGGTGTCTTCTCCCCTGTAACCGTCAGCGGTTTCAATGCGGACGGCGTCGTGGAAAGGTCGGCGAATCGTTTCACCTCCCCCTACTACGCTTCAACGACCGCGACCATGGACGGCGGCACGAACTTCAGCCAGTCCGTCAACAATCTGAACACCTGGTATGAAGCGGGATATTATCGCGGCCGCCCGGATACCGGTTTGCCGCCTGCCGGCTCGCTGATCACCAGCCTCGCGCTGCCTGATCATCATTACAGGATGCCTCCGAGCTATACGGCGAATAACGCCGTCTTTGTGGATGCAACAATCACTAACGCCAATCTCACCCTCGCTACACCCGCCACTTACTCGGCCCTTTCGTTCCTGAGCACATGCGCCAACGGACGCGTGACGAATCAGGTGGTGATGCAATACATGGATGGCACGTCGGAAACGAACACGTTCGTGTCGCAGGATTGGTTCGGGCAAACGCCTTACGCCTTCACATCGCGCGGCCGGGTGGACGTGCAGAGGCAAACGCTCGACAACGTTGGCAGCGACAATCCACGCCTTTACGAAGCGCAATTCGCACTCGCCAACACTTCCAGCCCCGTGACCAATATCGTCCTCAGGTTCCTGGGTTCCCAAAACGCCAATGGGCGCATGTTCGTCTTCGCTGTGAGCGGAACGGCCGGCGCGGTGCCTCCGATCATCTTGTCCGTTTCGGCGACTCCCACAGGCAAGGTCTTCGAAGGTTCCGTGGTGACTTTCAATGCCGTCATCACGGGCGGCACGACGCCGATCTCATATCAGTGGCAGAAGGGAACCAACAACGTCTTCGTTGACGTCGTGAACGGCGGGAATGTCTCGGGTGCCACGACGACGAACCTCGTGATCACCCCGACGCTGAGCGACGCAGCCGACTACCGCCTTGTTGCGTTCAATTCTGCCGGCACGGTCAACAGCGCAACGGTCACCATGCCGACGCTCCTCTCGACGTTGTCGGACGTCACCGCCCCGGGTGATAACATCCAGATCTACGCCGGCTCGACGCCGTTCAGTGGCGAAACCGTGCCGCGCGCGATTGACAACGACACGGCAAAATACCTGAGCGTCGATCCCGATGATCAGGCGCCCTTTGACCCGGTGGGTTTCGTTGTTCAGCCTTCGATGGGCAACACCATCGTGTCCGCTCTGCGCTTCTACACAGCAAACGACGCTGAAGGACGCGACCCGTCGAGCTTCACGCTCGAAGGATCGCTCGACGGCGCCAACTTCAACCCCATCACTTCGGGAGCACTGGCGCTTCCAGCTGGCCGCAATGCCGGCGGTTCCCCGGTGAACCCTCTGACGCAAAACATCCAGGAAGTGCGGTTCGCCAATGCAGCAGGTTATTCGTATTACCGCCTGACGCTGAACACCACCAAGGAAAACGGCACGCTGATGCAGATCGGTGAAGTTGAATTCCTCGGAGTTGTGAACCCGAACTCGCCTCCGAACTTCGTCGTCTCTCCGACCAACACCATGGGCAATGAAGGCGCCAGCGCGACCTTCTATTCCACCGCTGTTGGACCCGGCCCGATCACCTATCAATGGTACAACGTCACTGCAGGGGAACCTGGAGTCGCGATCGGTGGTCAGACGGGCCAGAACCTCACCCTCAACGGATTGACCTTGGCGCAGAACGGAACCATGTATCGCGTGGTTGCAACCAATCCGTACGGCTCCACCACCAATCCGGCGACGATTCTTCCCGCAGCTCAGCTGACGGTCTCCAGCGGCGGCATCTCCTATGTTGAAGATCTCCCCGCCGAAATCCTGTTCTACGTTGGACGAACCGTTTCGCTGCACACGGTAGTCAGCGGAACTGCTCCTTCCTACCAGTGGCAAAAGGACGGAGTTAACCTCGTCAACAACGCGCGCTTTAGCGGCGTGAACAGCAACATCCTGACAATCGCGAACATCCAGTTTGGCGACCAGGGCGTCTACAGGCTTCTGAGCTCCAACGAGGTCAGCGGCGTTGCGTCATCTGTGGAATCGACGGTCTCGGTGGCCGCGGTTGCCGAGTTCAACGACGACGGCCTGGGCTGGACCGTGAACAACGGTGGACTCGTCTCGGGAGACGTGTTCTTCGTGACATCCGCGGGCAATCAGCGGACGAGCGGCTTCTTCAACACGCCGCTCTACATCGGCGGCTTCGAAGCGTCCTTCCTCTATCAGGACGTTGAGACTGCAAATATACGTGCCGACGGCATCGCCTTCGTGCTGCACAACGCGACTGAGGGCGCTTCGGCTCTCGGCGGCGGTGGCGGCGGGGTCGGCTACTCTGGCATCAATCCGAGTGCGGCAATTCTGTTCAACATCTACACGAACGGCGGCGCGCCCTCGGGTTTTGCATTCACCAGCAATGGCATCACTGGCGGAACCAACTTCACAACCACGGGAGCAGTCAACATCGACAGTGGCGATCCGATTCAGATCAACATCCGCTACACCGATGGAACGCTCAGCCTGAGCTTCAGCAACCAGGTAACCGCCGCGACATTCAGGACGAACCTGTTCGTTGGCGATCTGTCGGTTCCTGCGGGCGGGTCCACCGCATATGTGGGCATCACGGGCGCCTCAGGCGGTTTCCCATCGCAGCAGCGCGTCAGCAACTTCCGTTACGTCCCGCTGCCGACGGCAGACATCGATCGGTCGGGATCGTCGCTGGTCCTGACCTGGCCGGCCTCAGTCGGCGGCTACGCTGTGCAATCCAGGACAAACCTCGCGACTGGCGCGTGGGCTCCGGTGAACACCGCGATCACACAATCGAACAACCTGAACCGAGCCACTGTCACGCCCGCGGCATCGGCCGAGTTCTTCCGGCTGGCTCTGCCGGTGGAATAAACTGAACGTCCGTGCGGATCCGCTGGAACACTGTGGACGCACAACAATGAACACGGGCCGGGGAGTCAACGCTCCCCGGCCCTTTTTTTCCCGCGCCAGTGCCTGAACTCAATGCAATCATGACCATGCTCAACAGCAACCATTCCGGCTGCGAGACAGCCTGCCGAAACATTTCCACGCGCCAGCATTCTGCTTCGACGCACACATGCCGGGCTGCAGCCCTAGAAACCGCGTTTGCTGTTGCGGCGTTTGCGCTGTCGCTTCCGCTAACGACGTTTGCCGCCGGCCGAACCGCGGTCGCACACAGCGCGGAGGGCGAGCCGAATTTCCTCCTGGGCACGGTAGCCGCTCCCTCGAAAACAGATTCTGCGACGGCAGCCACGATCTCGCTCGTGAGCGGCCGCAGCGATGGGAACGGTGCCGGGATTGCGGCGTTGAACGATGGCATGCTGCCCACCGAAGCCGACGAGCCATCGCGCAATTTCTTTTTCGCGCCGGAAACAGATGGCGGACGCATCCTGGTTGATCTCCGCTCCGTCACGGAGATCAAGGCAATCAACACGTATTCATGGCACCCGACAGACCGCGGCCCGCAGGTGTATCAACTATTCGCCAGTGATGGCGCTGCGCCCGGATTCACGCCAGGGCCCGAACGCGGATCAAATCTCACAAACAGCGGCTGGAAATTGATTGCCGATGTCGACACGCGGATCAGCGGCGGCGGACAGCATTGCGTCTCAACGGCAGCCGCCGAAGGCATCCTCGGCAGTTATCGCTATATTCTCTTTGACATTTCGCGAACCGAAAGCGGCGCGCCGTTCGACAATACGTTCTACAGCGAAATCGATGTGATCGGCGCGAATGATGCCGCCAGCACCAACACTCCGGAAAGTCTGATCGCGTTGAAATCGGCCGATGGCTATTGCGATATCAGCATCGATGTTTCGGAAGCCTCCGATCTGCGCGAGTGGGCGGAACGGAGACTCGCGCCGGTGCTGGCCGAGTGGTTCCCGAAAATTGTGGCATTGCTGCCGAGCGAAGGTTATGAAGCACCCAGGCGGTTCAGCGTCACGTTCAAGCCAATGGACGGCGTGGCGTTTGCGTCGGGAAATCGTATCACGGCCAACTCCGAATGGATCCGTCGCGAGCTCGATGGCGAGGCGATTGGTGCGCTCGTGCATGAAGTGGTCCATGTGGTACAGCATCCGTCCCGCGGCAGGCGTGCCACAGGCGGGCGACGCTCTCCCGGCTGGCTGGTCGAAGGCGTGCCGGATTACATCCGCTTCTTCCTGTTTGAGCCCCACACGCACGGCGCGGACCTTCTCTGGATTAAGGCGCGGCCCAACATGAACTTGAATCACGACGCGCGGTATCGCGTCACTGCCAACTTCCTGAATTACGTTGTTGAAAACTACGATCCGGAAAAGTCGCTGATTGCGCGCATCAACGCCGCCTGCCGCGAGGGCCGTTACGAAGACGAGCTCTGGCAGGAGTTCACGGGAAAACCGCTTTCCGAACTCAACGATGAATGGAAGGCAGCTGTTCGCGAGCGGATCGAGGCAGCAAACCGCCCGAACGTGCTCACCGAATCGGAGATTTCCCAGGGATGGCAGCTGCTTTTCACAGGAACGAATCTCTCGGGCTGGCATACGTTCAAACGCGAAGATGTGCGGCCGGGATGGCAGGTGAAGGACGGCGCGCTGGTGTGTGTGGATCCAAAGAACGCTGGCGACCTCGTGACCCGAGAAAAGTTCGAAGCCTTCGAACTCGAACTCGAATACAACATTTCGCCGGCGGGGAACAGCGGCATCCTGTTTCATGTCACCGACGAAGGCGGCGCCGTGTGGGCGACGGGTCCCGAGTTTCAATTGGAGGATAACGCCAAGGCTGCCGATCCCCAGCGTTGCGGCTGGCTCTACGCGCTGTATCGGCCGCAAAACGATCCACGCAACGGCAAACCGATTGATGCCACGCTGCCCGCCGGAAAATGGAACCATGTGCGCCTCGTGATCACGCCAGAAAACTGCGAACACTGGATTAATGGCGTCAAATATTTCGATTACGTGCTGGATGGCGATGACTTCCGCAAGCGTGTCGCCGCGAGCAAATTCTCGCGCATGCCATTGTTTGCCAAGGCTCGCAGCGGATACATCGCGCTACAGGGAGATCATGGCGAGGTCTCGTTCCGCAGCATTAAAATCCGCCGCGTCGACAAGCAATTCCAGACCAGCGCTGCCGAATGAAGTTTCCACGATTGCGCTCCGCCGCCCTGCTGCTCGCGTCGGCCGCGACCGCCTGTGCGGCAGACATGACTCCGATCCCGGTCACTGGATTCAACATTGATGTGGTGGTTGAAAACACCGCAGGAGCGCCGCCCTATGCTGTCGCCGAAACCTTCAACCCGGGGGAGAATCTGGCGTTTTACCAGGCTGGGTTGCCTGGAAAGACGCAGGGACTGCCTGCATCCGGCAGCTTTGTGAGCGCGGTGGGCGATGGAACCACGTTCCAGTTCGCACCCTACACCCAGAACAATGCGCTCGTATTAAGCGGAAACACAGGATTGTCGTCAGGCGCACTCACGCTGGTCACGCCAAAGATCTATCAGCGCATCGCGATCATCGCGAACTCCGGTGGCGGAGGAGGCCAGCCGGCGTTGACGCTGCACTTCTCGGATGGGACGACCCACACGACGACCTACAACGCGCCCGACTGGTTTGGAAACAGCGGTTACGCACTGCAGGCCGTCGAGCGCATTCATCTTCTCAACGGCAGCACTTCCGGGGGGTCAAGCAACCCGCGCTTCTACCAGACAACCCTTTCGCTTGCCGCTCTGCTCGGACCGACAAACAAGCCGCTGACCCGCCTCACCTTTCACAAGGCTCCATCTGCGGGATCCACGGGAATCTACGCCATCAGCGGTGAACCCGCCCCACCCTCTCCGGCGGCAATCGTTGCGGATCCTGTTGATGCCATCGTGCCTGAATTGGAAAGCGTTACGTTCAATGCCGTCACGGCAGGAAATCCGCAACCCGCGTTTCAATGGTTGCGAAACGATCTCCGAATTCCGGGAGCCACCAACCCCGCGTACACCATCAGCCGGGTTTCTCTGACCAACCACTCGGCCCTTTTCCGTCTCGTCGTTTCGAACCGCATCAATGCGATTTCCCACGTGGCGACGAGCGCACCCGCGCAGCTCAGCGTCATTGCCGACACCACCAAACCGCTGCTCTTATCGGCGGACACACGCGGGCTTTCGCAAGTGCTGGTGCGATTCTCCGAACGCATCAGCGCGGCATCCGCGACGCAGCTTGCCCATTATTCGATCATGGGAACCAATGCCGCCGTGATCCTGCAAGGTGCAACGCTGGATGCTTCCCAGAGCAACGTGATCCTGGCGGTGAGCGGTTTGATCGACCGCGCGCATTACATAGTTGCTGTCAACAATGTCGCGGATCAATCAGCAGCGGGAAATCTCATCGTGCCCAACTCGCAGGCTGCTTTTATTGCAACCGCCTACTCAAGCATCCAGGTCGGCACTGGATTCGCGGAAGGTTTTCAAACCGCCGCGGGCAATGGATGGGATATTTCGGGCGCAGGCAAGGACGCCGGTGGAACAAACGATCAACTGCAGTTCAGTCATGTCCAGCGCACCGGAAACTTTGACGTCATGGTTCGAGTCGATTCCATGAACGCCCCTGACGCGTGGAGTGAAGCCGCCCTGCTCGCGCGACAGGACCTGGCACCCGGATCGCCGTTCGCCGGGACCATCGCAACGCCGACCCTCAGTGGTTGTTACTTTCAATCGCGGCTCGCCGCAGATGCAATGGCCACAGTTTCCGGTTCGGCGCCCGCAAATCATCCAAACACCTGGCTCAGGTTGAAGCGGGAAGGGAATGTGTTCACCGGCTACTCGGGCTTTGACGGACGGACGTGGACGCAGTTGGGCGCAAGCACGATCGCAATGCCGGCAACGGTTTACCTCGGGTTTGCCGTATCAAGTCATCACCCGCTCGAGTTCGCGACCGTGGCCTTTCGCGATTTCACAAATGCGATCGATTCAGGCGCCAGCCCGCCACTTCCAATCGAGCCGATCGGCCAGGCAAGCCATCGCACGAGCCTGGTGATTTCCGAGATCATGTATCATCCCACCAACACACAGTTGGAGTTTATTGAACTATTCAATTCACGCGGGGAACCCGAGGACCTTGGGGGCTTCCGATTGTCCGGCGACATCGAGTTCACCTTTCCTGCCGGAACGATGATTCCGGGAGGAGGTTTCGTCGTCATCGCACGATCACCGATGGCTATTGCCGCTGCGTACCAGCTCGAGGGAGTTCTTGGGCCGTTCGCAAACAGCCTGCCCAACAGCAGCGGCGTCGTGCAGTTGCTCAATCGAGTTGGCGCCGTGATGTTGGAAGTCGAATACAGCGATGATCCGCCGTGGCCCGCGGCCGCGGATGGCGCGGGGCATTCACTGGTGCTCGCGCGGGCTTCCTTCGGACAGAACGATCGGCGTGCCTGGGCCGCGAGCGACATGGCGGGCGGCTCTCCAAAACGCGCTGATTCGTTCACTCCGAGTCCATTGCGCAATATCTTCATCAATGAGTTTCTCGCGCACACGGATCCGCCCAACCTTGATTACATTGAGCTCTACAATCACAGCGCGCAGAGCGTTGATGTTTCCGGGTGCATCCTGAGCGATGACCCAGACGTTGCGAAGTTCATCATTCCACCCGGAACAAGCATTCCGCCGCAAGGGTTCGTCAGCTTCAACGAAAACGTACTCGGCTTTGCGCTCAGCGCCGACGGCGAAACGCTTTATCTGAGAAATCCAAACGGCGAGTTTGTCATCGATGCCGTGCGCTTCGACGGCCAGGAGAACGGCGTGGCCAGCGGACGATCCCCCGATGGCAGCAGCTCTATTTATCGCCTTGCTGGGAAGACACCCGGAACCAACAACGCTGCAATTTTGCGCAGCAGCGTGGTCATTCACGAAATCATGTATCACCCCGTCAGCGAGGACGATGACGAGCAGTTCCTCGAACTCTTCAATCGCACGGGTGCCGCCGTGAACCTTGGCGGCTGGACGCTCAGCGACGGCATCACCTTTACGTTCTCAAGCAACACCGTCATTGCGCCGCACGGATATGTTGTTGTCGCCCGCAATACCGAACGCCTGATTGCGGCACATCCCGCGCTGGATCCAGGAAAAATCGCGGGCACCTTCAGCGGCCGCCTGGCTGGAAGCGGTGAACGGGTCATTCTCAGCATGCCTGATGCGCTGCACAACGCGGACGGCACCGTCACACAGTTTCAAATACCCGTTGATGAGGTCGATTATGGAACGGGTGGAGAATGGCCGGAATGGGCGGATGGTGGCGGAAGCAGCCTGGAATTGATCGATCCCGATGCGAACGGCCGGCTCGCATCCAATTGGGCGGATAGCGACGAAACATCGAAAGCTCCGTGGAAAACGATTTCTGTGACGGGAACGCTGGACCACGGGAATGTCACAGCGGACCAGCTTCAGATCCTGTTGATGGGCGCGGGCGAATGCCTCGTCGATAACGTGCAGGTGCAGGTCAATGGTGTGAATCGCGTTTCCAACGGCGGCTTTGAATCCGGCGCCACTGGGTGGGTTGCGGAAGGGACGCACTCAGAATCCGGCCCAGAAAGCGGGGAGGGGTTCGGCGGCATCAAGTCGTATCGAATCCGCGCCAATGGACGCGGCGACAACCAGGTCAACCGCATTCGCACCGCGCTTACTGCTCCCGCATTTGGAGGCACCTCCAACGTGACGATCACTGCCGCCGTGCGGTGGCTCAGGGGCAGTCCTGAGATCCTCCTGCGCTTGCGCGGAAACTGGCTCGAATGCGCAGGCGAAATGACGCTCCCCGTCAACGCGGGATCGCCAGGCACCAGCAACAGCCGCACTGTCCCCAACGCAGCCCCTGCCCTTGCGGATGTCCAACATTCACCCGTTCTGCCGCAGGCCAATGAAGCGATTTCAGTCACCGCCAGGGTTAACGATCCGGACGGAGTGAACGCCGTGACGCTGCGTTACCGAATCGATCCTGCGATGAACCTCGCGCAAGTGGCAATGAACGACGACGGCACGCACGGTGACGCGGTGGCGAAGGATGGCATCTTCACTGCATTGATCCCCGGCCAGAGCAGCGGGACCACAATCGCGTTCCATGTCCAGGCAACCGACCGTCATTCGCCTGCAGCGACTGGAACATTCCCGCCCGTTTTTCCGGCTCGCGAATGTCTGGTGCGCGTTGGCGAATCGCAGCCAGCGGGCAGTTATCCCGTTTACCGGGTATGGATGACGGAGGCGACGCACAACACCTGGGCAGCGCGCCACGAACTGGACAACACGCCGCTGAACATCACGTTTGTTCTGGGCGATCGCCGCGCACTCTATCTCGCGAAGGGTCGATACGCTGGCAGTCCCTACATCGCTCC of Verrucomicrobiia bacterium contains these proteins:
- a CDS encoding prepilin-type N-terminal cleavage/methylation domain-containing protein is translated as MKPKYFHNVTHTRRSSPRNPGRAAAGSGFTLIELLVVIAIIAILAAMLLPALAKAKAKAQQISCMNNSKQLILATLMYAGDFGDKFVPNEDDDAAAAPKGHGWVYGDAGVGGTAEFNPEVIKDPERALLSPFLGKSLRVYKCPADQRTGPYNSFPYPSTVPAGTTVEASRTISMNQAVGTSCPGAAGGAGHSGVPSVAVRAPHLGNPPTINQSYKRFAKTTSFGRIGAAQIWVFIDEDAKNLNDGAFAFKMNPLSWVDLPGTYHNNGGGFAFADGHAEIKKWKATIRTGASSNIDAQWMHDRTSYAN
- a CDS encoding family 16 glycoside hydrolase, yielding MPELNAIMTMLNSNHSGCETACRNISTRQHSASTHTCRAAALETAFAVAAFALSLPLTTFAAGRTAVAHSAEGEPNFLLGTVAAPSKTDSATAATISLVSGRSDGNGAGIAALNDGMLPTEADEPSRNFFFAPETDGGRILVDLRSVTEIKAINTYSWHPTDRGPQVYQLFASDGAAPGFTPGPERGSNLTNSGWKLIADVDTRISGGGQHCVSTAAAEGILGSYRYILFDISRTESGAPFDNTFYSEIDVIGANDAASTNTPESLIALKSADGYCDISIDVSEASDLREWAERRLAPVLAEWFPKIVALLPSEGYEAPRRFSVTFKPMDGVAFASGNRITANSEWIRRELDGEAIGALVHEVVHVVQHPSRGRRATGGRRSPGWLVEGVPDYIRFFLFEPHTHGADLLWIKARPNMNLNHDARYRVTANFLNYVVENYDPEKSLIARINAACREGRYEDELWQEFTGKPLSELNDEWKAAVRERIEAANRPNVLTESEISQGWQLLFTGTNLSGWHTFKREDVRPGWQVKDGALVCVDPKNAGDLVTREKFEAFELELEYNISPAGNSGILFHVTDEGGAVWATGPEFQLEDNAKAADPQRCGWLYALYRPQNDPRNGKPIDATLPAGKWNHVRLVITPENCEHWINGVKYFDYVLDGDDFRKRVAASKFSRMPLFAKARSGYIALQGDHGEVSFRSIKIRRVDKQFQTSAAE
- a CDS encoding lamin tail domain-containing protein; the protein is MKFPRLRSAALLLASAATACAADMTPIPVTGFNIDVVVENTAGAPPYAVAETFNPGENLAFYQAGLPGKTQGLPASGSFVSAVGDGTTFQFAPYTQNNALVLSGNTGLSSGALTLVTPKIYQRIAIIANSGGGGGQPALTLHFSDGTTHTTTYNAPDWFGNSGYALQAVERIHLLNGSTSGGSSNPRFYQTTLSLAALLGPTNKPLTRLTFHKAPSAGSTGIYAISGEPAPPSPAAIVADPVDAIVPELESVTFNAVTAGNPQPAFQWLRNDLRIPGATNPAYTISRVSLTNHSALFRLVVSNRINAISHVATSAPAQLSVIADTTKPLLLSADTRGLSQVLVRFSERISAASATQLAHYSIMGTNAAVILQGATLDASQSNVILAVSGLIDRAHYIVAVNNVADQSAAGNLIVPNSQAAFIATAYSSIQVGTGFAEGFQTAAGNGWDISGAGKDAGGTNDQLQFSHVQRTGNFDVMVRVDSMNAPDAWSEAALLARQDLAPGSPFAGTIATPTLSGCYFQSRLAADAMATVSGSAPANHPNTWLRLKREGNVFTGYSGFDGRTWTQLGASTIAMPATVYLGFAVSSHHPLEFATVAFRDFTNAIDSGASPPLPIEPIGQASHRTSLVISEIMYHPTNTQLEFIELFNSRGEPEDLGGFRLSGDIEFTFPAGTMIPGGGFVVIARSPMAIAAAYQLEGVLGPFANSLPNSSGVVQLLNRVGAVMLEVEYSDDPPWPAAADGAGHSLVLARASFGQNDRRAWAASDMAGGSPKRADSFTPSPLRNIFINEFLAHTDPPNLDYIELYNHSAQSVDVSGCILSDDPDVAKFIIPPGTSIPPQGFVSFNENVLGFALSADGETLYLRNPNGEFVIDAVRFDGQENGVASGRSPDGSSSIYRLAGKTPGTNNAAILRSSVVIHEIMYHPVSEDDDEQFLELFNRTGAAVNLGGWTLSDGITFTFSSNTVIAPHGYVVVARNTERLIAAHPALDPGKIAGTFSGRLAGSGERVILSMPDALHNADGTVTQFQIPVDEVDYGTGGEWPEWADGGGSSLELIDPDANGRLASNWADSDETSKAPWKTISVTGTLDHGNVTADQLQILLMGAGECLVDNVQVQVNGVNRVSNGGFESGATGWVAEGTHSESGPESGEGFGGIKSYRIRANGRGDNQVNRIRTALTAPAFGGTSNVTITAAVRWLRGSPEILLRLRGNWLECAGEMTLPVNAGSPGTSNSRTVPNAAPALADVQHSPVLPQANEAISVTARVNDPDGVNAVTLRYRIDPAMNLAQVAMNDDGTHGDAVAKDGIFTALIPGQSSGTTIAFHVQATDRHSPAATGTFPPVFPARECLVRVGESQPAGSYPVYRVWMTEATHNTWAARHELDNTPLNITFVLGDRRALYLAKGRYAGSPYIAPGYSSPTNGSCGYAIEFAKDEPFLGDTDLTLDWPGGHGNETTAIQEQMGYWIADRLNIAFSHRYLIRLHVNGITDEARRTVFEAVQQPGGDFVEQWSPAAPDGDFFKIDRAFEMGDGNNLVADPMPRLENYTTTGGAKKRERYRWTFLRRGADRVHDFTSLFALVDALNAPKPEPYTSSTLGLVDVEQWMRIFAVEHIIANFDSYGHEIGKNMYAYKPFEGKWQLYMFDLDWLMLVSSSRYSASTAPLFASEDPTISAMYAHPPFARAYWRAVRDCIDGPLATFNSVIDDKRRALLENNIRWCDGSTLTDPAPVKNWLAERRAFLQGQLAGVQAPFHLNASVLITNGVGMISGSAPVELGSIAVNGVPWPVRWISVNSWTATLPLAPGNQVVSVVGLDMNGQPLPGMSNSVSVNHPGPIAPATGSVVINEIMFRPATTNAEYVELFNTSTDQTFDLSGWEFNGLGYVFPAGTFLEPRGFLVLARDRTAFMSAHGGGIGVFDTFAGSLQENGETLSLLQPAGTNAPVVVDRVRYETNAPWPHARNGASLQLRDASQDNSRVANWTVGDSPLEWRQVSITGIATSSRLYVYLTSAGDLYLDDFRLVRGSNPDAGANLITNPGFEAPLSQGWALTANFAASSISSSIKRSGNSSLHLVAAAGGSGAGNAMLQDIAAPLTNGQTYSLSFWYRATSSRAPLVVRLSGAGASGILANLMPMLIAGATPGTTNSVAKSLPAFPELWLNELQADNTSGPADNAGEREPWLELFNAGTNDLSLGGLYLSDSPTNLTRWSLPAGSLGGREFRVVWADAQTNQTSGEMLHASFRISSGSGGLYLSQLISNETRVLDYLNYEAVPANWTYGDFPDGQPFYRRTMFVATPGAANSSASPPVTVFINEWMADNTRTLSDPADGGFEDWFELYNPGALPADLGGYYLTDSLANKTKFQIPNNGRYVIPPGGFLLVWADDEAIQNSTNSADLHATFALSK